One segment of Ureibacillus thermophilus DNA contains the following:
- a CDS encoding glucosyltransferase domain-containing protein, whose amino-acid sequence MPEQVLKSLKEKIQPEWVLAFFSAVMIGFLAHAYVFLHRLPNHDGIINIYNTQAKVKSGRFFLGPASGMSSFFDLPWVIGVLSILFLGLAAVCIIILFDVRKKLAIVLISGIIVVFPSVSATFAYMFTADGYMLGIFFAILAVVLTKKYKFGFLIGAILLCLSVGIYQANLSVALVFITLWIIHEILFSTFSTKVIGLHILRSGLAVGIGMVLYLAIFNFFTKFLNVQITSYQGLDKVGAVTIHDIPKRLVQIKEELLSFFFDSFYNHHDISLLPILNVFIFITLIAAVFTVIVKKHLYKNLLHMILFIVLVMSLPFSYYIVYFISPVAFYHTLMVFSLSSVYIFLVLLYDAVEEKRPLWVEKVSSWATVLLMSVAIFNFAIIANISYFNMELRHEKTMNLTNRILDRIEQLDEYEDIKKMTVFGKVPMHSELTSEIIPNRIPHMIGTTGEVFISEPYHYTALFDSFFGYSLDIATEEERKAIQQSREFKEMGVWPAKDSIKVFDDIVVVKFEDIE is encoded by the coding sequence ATGCCGGAACAAGTGTTAAAAAGTTTAAAAGAAAAAATACAACCTGAATGGGTGCTCGCATTTTTCTCAGCAGTGATGATTGGCTTTTTAGCCCATGCTTATGTCTTTTTGCATCGTTTGCCGAATCATGATGGCATTATCAATATATATAATACGCAGGCGAAGGTTAAATCCGGGCGCTTCTTTTTAGGCCCTGCTAGTGGAATGAGTTCTTTTTTTGATCTTCCTTGGGTTATAGGGGTGCTATCCATCCTTTTCTTGGGGTTGGCTGCTGTTTGTATCATTATTTTGTTTGATGTACGAAAAAAACTAGCTATTGTGTTAATTTCAGGAATTATCGTTGTTTTTCCAAGCGTGTCTGCTACATTTGCCTATATGTTTACAGCAGATGGTTATATGCTGGGCATCTTTTTTGCCATTTTAGCCGTAGTGTTGACGAAAAAATATAAATTTGGCTTTCTGATTGGAGCCATTCTTCTTTGTTTGTCTGTAGGGATTTATCAGGCAAATTTATCCGTAGCACTTGTTTTTATCACGTTATGGATTATTCATGAGATTTTATTTTCCACGTTTTCAACGAAAGTAATCGGGCTTCATATCCTTCGTTCAGGTTTGGCTGTAGGGATTGGAATGGTGTTGTATTTGGCCATATTTAACTTTTTTACAAAGTTTTTAAATGTACAAATTACGAGCTATCAGGGACTGGATAAAGTAGGAGCTGTAACAATACATGATATTCCAAAACGGTTAGTGCAGATAAAAGAAGAGTTGTTAAGTTTTTTCTTCGATAGTTTTTACAATCATCATGATATAAGTTTACTGCCGATATTGAATGTTTTCATTTTCATCACCCTCATTGCGGCAGTTTTTACAGTGATTGTGAAAAAACATTTATATAAAAACCTTTTACATATGATCCTTTTCATAGTGCTGGTAATGAGTCTTCCGTTTAGCTATTATATTGTTTATTTTATTTCGCCGGTTGCGTTTTATCATACGTTAATGGTTTTTAGTTTAAGCAGTGTGTATATTTTCCTTGTGCTGCTGTATGATGCTGTAGAAGAAAAACGGCCATTATGGGTGGAAAAGGTCAGCTCTTGGGCAACGGTATTGTTGATGAGCGTTGCGATTTTTAATTTCGCCATCATTGCGAATATTAGTTATTTTAATATGGAATTGCGACATGAAAAAACAATGAATTTGACTAATCGAATTCTTGACCGAATTGAACAATTGGATGAATACGAAGACATTAAAAAAATGACAGTGTTCGGAAAAGTTCCCATGCATTCAGAATTGACTTCTGAAATTATTCCAAACCGTATTCCCCATATGATTGGGACAACAGGAGAAGTTTTTATTTCGGAACCATATCATTATACGGCATTGTTTGACAGTTTCTTTGGTTATTCATTGGATATTGCCACTGAAGAAGAAAGAAAAGCAATCCAACAAAGCAGGGAATTTAAAGAGATGGGCGTTTGGCCTGCCAAAGACTCCATTAAAGTATTTGATGATATTGTTGTTGTGAAATTTGAGGACATAGAATAA
- a CDS encoding DHA2 family efflux MFS transporter permease subunit has protein sequence MTLDDKEKKPPYLVIAILFFGAFVSFLNNSLLNVALPTIMKDFEIEYSTVQWLATGYMLVSGVLIPVSAFLITRFKNRHLFITAMFLFTIGTALAAYAPNFGILLAGRMFQAAGGSVMGPLLMNIMLVSFPREKRGAAMGIFGLVMITAPAIGPTLSGYIVEYWDWRILFEMILPFAILSLLLAIWKLENILETRHTSIDYISVVLSIIGFGCLLYGCSTASNDGWSDATVLTTLIVGALGIILFVVRQFRLEQPLLDLRVYKYPMFALANIISMVVTAAMFSGMILTPAYVQSVRGISPLDSGLIMLPGALVMGIMSPITGKLFDKFGPRVLALIGLAITGYATYLLSTMDLETTKTTIVLMYTLRMFGMSMVMMPIMTNGLNQLPNQLNPHGTAVNNTIQQVVGSIGTALFVTLMNSVATNKGEELVEAAKASNPAQLQDQMFIAGIQQQALLEGVQVSFLVAAVVTGVALILALFLKRVDVSKGIAENMEKNK, from the coding sequence ATGACATTAGACGATAAGGAGAAAAAACCGCCATATTTAGTCATCGCAATACTTTTCTTTGGTGCGTTTGTATCTTTCTTAAATAACTCCTTATTAAACGTTGCATTGCCAACGATAATGAAGGACTTTGAAATTGAATATTCAACGGTACAATGGTTAGCTACAGGCTATATGCTCGTAAGCGGTGTACTAATTCCTGTATCCGCCTTTTTAATTACGCGGTTTAAAAACCGTCATTTGTTTATTACAGCGATGTTCCTTTTTACAATTGGAACGGCACTAGCAGCTTATGCTCCTAATTTTGGCATTCTTTTAGCTGGACGTATGTTTCAAGCTGCAGGCGGTTCCGTCATGGGTCCATTACTTATGAACATCATGCTCGTCAGCTTCCCACGAGAAAAACGAGGGGCGGCCATGGGGATTTTCGGATTAGTAATGATTACTGCCCCAGCTATTGGTCCAACATTATCCGGTTATATTGTAGAGTATTGGGACTGGCGCATCTTATTTGAAATGATTTTGCCATTTGCCATTCTCAGCCTCTTACTTGCTATTTGGAAATTGGAAAATATTTTGGAAACACGCCATACTTCCATTGACTATATATCTGTTGTGTTATCCATTATTGGTTTCGGATGTTTATTATATGGCTGTTCAACAGCTTCGAACGATGGCTGGTCAGACGCAACTGTATTGACAACACTAATCGTTGGAGCATTGGGCATCATTTTGTTCGTTGTTCGCCAATTCCGTTTAGAACAGCCATTATTAGATTTGCGTGTTTACAAATATCCAATGTTTGCACTAGCGAATATTATATCAATGGTTGTAACGGCAGCCATGTTCTCCGGCATGATTTTGACTCCTGCTTATGTACAAAGTGTCCGCGGCATTTCACCGCTCGATTCTGGTTTAATTATGCTTCCGGGCGCACTAGTGATGGGGATTATGTCGCCAATTACCGGTAAATTATTTGACAAATTCGGACCTCGCGTCTTAGCATTAATCGGTTTAGCCATTACAGGATACGCAACATATTTACTATCCACTATGGATTTGGAAACAACGAAAACGACAATCGTTTTAATGTATACGCTTCGTATGTTCGGTATGTCAATGGTTATGATGCCAATTATGACAAACGGTTTAAACCAATTGCCAAATCAATTAAATCCGCATGGCACAGCGGTGAACAACACAATCCAACAAGTAGTTGGTTCTATCGGTACAGCTCTATTTGTAACATTAATGAACTCTGTCGCTACTAATAAGGGCGAAGAGTTGGTGGAAGCAGCAAAAGCTTCAAATCCAGCTCAATTACAAGACCAAATGTTCATAGCCGGAATTCAGCAACAAGCATTGCTTGAAGGTGTCCAAGTTTCCTTCTTAGTGGCAGCCGTTGTTACAGGAGTAGCGTTAATCTTAGCATTGTTTTTAAAACGCGTTGATGTAAGCAAAGGGATTGCAGAAAACATGGAAAAAAATAAATAA
- a CDS encoding TetR/AcrR family transcriptional regulator, which produces MNKRKKAVVDHALQLFVENGIAKTSIQQIIESAGISKGTFYNYFSSKAECIEAILEQARYDASLLRAELMIGKDPTDIHVFANQIAVLWKINQESGLDVLYEEILHSGEVELKQLVLRHRLLEFEWFKLRLCEIFGDEIRPYGFEAAVLFYGMFQYLTFTCKITNHQSVSLEEIASTLLKYLEKIIDLILKEKTALLNPDKINTFIAVSKKQYSFDITEIKYRLKELAEQNLTNSQEEIVTAIIEEINREPLRTRILNALLKVLIDEFKGSEYEQTVKEIASLIWYDVRAKQLQQKST; this is translated from the coding sequence ATGAATAAAAGAAAAAAAGCAGTAGTGGATCACGCTTTACAATTATTTGTTGAAAACGGCATTGCGAAAACATCCATTCAACAAATTATTGAAAGTGCAGGCATTTCAAAAGGAACTTTTTATAATTACTTCTCTTCCAAAGCGGAATGTATTGAAGCGATTTTAGAACAGGCAAGATATGATGCTTCGCTTTTGCGCGCTGAACTGATGATTGGTAAGGACCCTACGGATATTCATGTATTTGCCAATCAGATTGCAGTACTGTGGAAGATTAATCAAGAATCGGGATTGGATGTTTTATATGAAGAAATTTTGCATTCTGGGGAAGTGGAATTAAAACAACTGGTGCTGCGCCATCGTTTATTAGAGTTTGAGTGGTTTAAATTGCGTTTATGCGAAATTTTCGGCGATGAAATCCGACCTTACGGATTTGAAGCGGCAGTTTTATTTTATGGAATGTTTCAATATTTAACCTTCACATGCAAAATTACAAATCATCAATCGGTTTCATTAGAAGAAATTGCTTCCACCTTATTAAAGTACTTAGAAAAAATCATTGATTTAATACTCAAAGAAAAAACGGCTCTTTTAAATCCTGATAAAATTAATACATTTATTGCCGTATCAAAGAAACAATATTCTTTTGATATTACAGAGATAAAATATAGACTTAAGGAATTGGCTGAACAAAATTTAACGAACTCCCAAGAGGAAATTGTCACAGCAATTATAGAGGAAATCAATCGCGAACCTCTTCGAACACGGATTCTCAACGCTCTCTTGAAAGTATTGATTGATGAATTTAAAGGCTCTGAATATGAACAAACGGTAAAAGAAATCGCGAGCCTTATTTGGTATGATGTACGGGCTAAACAATTGCAGCAAAAAAGCACCTGA
- a CDS encoding recombinase family protein, translating to MKRVWCLYRVSKKQQVSADEDIPMQKNACHEFVKNKPDWTITNELYEKGVSGWKKTASERDEMAALKEGALKKKFDVLLVFMFDRLGRREDETPVMVNFLIQHGIEVWSVKEGQRKIESHVDKLLNYISFWQSDGESQKTSIRVKEAKKQLGEQGFFQGGTAPIGYKIVETNQPHWKNKDRRLKELVPDEMESKMIKLIFHLYVNKQMGYRKIADYLNEHGFRTRDGSIFVVSTIQRILSNPIYIGYKRYKSALGGTQPFNEKLKIISDELFYQAERIRKVRHNSIEKQDKSSIPRTGKLLFSGLAYCKYCGSKLTSNYLYRTSKNESSKTIIYRYRCPLNKGKLHGSHQQNVWGGKKYDTLIINQLKTILSKLELESFFNKNQTGKDEFLKLKEQNLKNLKKEYGDLRKQQEKLNLEIGKALIGESAFTPEQLSLALKAIEKQLEEKLRQINDLKEALDKERDHADKPENQFKNWEQKFNEADEDLIKAMLSKIIHKVYFGKNEIDIELNLSLSDYLNGKLY from the coding sequence ATGAAGCGGGTTTGGTGTCTTTATCGGGTATCGAAAAAACAACAAGTCAGTGCAGATGAAGACATTCCGATGCAAAAAAATGCCTGCCATGAATTCGTCAAAAACAAACCCGATTGGACCATCACCAATGAGTTATATGAAAAGGGCGTATCTGGCTGGAAAAAGACTGCTAGTGAACGGGATGAAATGGCTGCATTAAAAGAAGGCGCATTAAAGAAAAAATTTGACGTTTTGCTCGTTTTCATGTTCGACCGGTTAGGCCGGCGGGAAGATGAAACGCCGGTTATGGTCAATTTTTTAATTCAACATGGCATAGAAGTCTGGTCTGTTAAAGAAGGACAGAGGAAAATTGAATCCCATGTCGATAAGCTCCTGAATTATATCAGCTTTTGGCAATCCGACGGCGAAAGCCAAAAAACTTCCATTCGGGTAAAAGAGGCAAAAAAACAGCTTGGTGAACAAGGTTTTTTTCAAGGTGGTACAGCTCCCATTGGGTACAAAATCGTGGAAACGAATCAACCTCATTGGAAAAACAAAGACCGCCGACTGAAAGAATTAGTCCCAGACGAAATGGAATCAAAAATGATAAAGTTAATCTTCCATTTATATGTAAACAAACAGATGGGCTATCGGAAAATTGCCGATTATTTAAATGAACATGGGTTCCGAACAAGAGATGGTAGCATTTTTGTTGTAAGCACCATCCAGCGCATATTATCCAATCCCATTTACATCGGATACAAGCGATATAAATCCGCTTTAGGAGGAACGCAGCCTTTTAACGAAAAACTAAAGATTATTTCTGATGAACTCTTTTATCAAGCAGAACGAATCCGAAAGGTCCGGCACAATTCTATTGAAAAACAAGATAAATCAAGCATCCCAAGAACCGGAAAGCTTCTATTCTCTGGCCTTGCCTATTGCAAATATTGCGGTTCTAAACTGACATCAAATTATCTTTATAGAACTTCCAAAAATGAATCTTCTAAAACGATCATTTACCGTTACCGATGCCCTTTGAATAAAGGCAAATTGCACGGGAGCCACCAACAAAACGTTTGGGGCGGAAAAAAATATGACACTCTTATCATCAATCAACTCAAAACCATTCTATCCAAATTGGAATTAGAATCCTTCTTTAATAAAAACCAAACTGGAAAAGATGAATTCCTAAAGCTAAAGGAACAAAATCTGAAAAATTTAAAAAAAGAATATGGAGATTTAAGAAAACAGCAGGAAAAATTAAATCTGGAGATTGGGAAAGCGTTAATTGGGGAAAGTGCATTTACACCTGAACAGTTATCTCTCGCCTTGAAAGCCATCGAAAAGCAACTTGAAGAAAAGTTAAGGCAAATCAATGATTTAAAGGAAGCATTAGATAAAGAGCGGGATCATGCCGATAAGCCGGAAAATCAATTCAAAAACTGGGAACAAAAATTTAATGAAGCCGATGAAGATTTAATAAAAGCGATGCTTTCAAAGATAATTCATAAAGTGTACTTTGGAAAAAATGAAATTGACATTGAATTGAATCTCTCATTATCAGATTATTTGAATGGAAAACTTTATTAA
- a CDS encoding NADH-dependent flavin oxidoreductase yields the protein MKDKYKDLFSPYTFPNGVTLKNRIVIAPMTHWSSNPDGSVSEVELKYYARRSSGVSAVITACAYVLPNGKAFHGQFAADRDEMIPGLRKVAKTIQEQGAKAILQIHHGGRLCPPELVPNGEIVSASAVPAEKPGMKTPRALTENEIKELVEAFGEATRRAIEAGFDGVEIHGANGYLIHQFFSPHSNRRTDRYGGTLEKRMTLPLEIIDQVKSVVAKYAKSPFIVGYRFSPEEPETPGITMADTIAFVDVLAGKGLDYLHVSLHDFRSTPRVGVKDLTKTRIEYLLETINGRVPLIGVGSIITADDAKEALDTGISLVAIGREMIVDPDWMQKIEEGRENEIATCIYTDQQEELIIPDGLWDQILNRPGWFPVKER from the coding sequence ATGAAGGACAAATATAAAGATTTATTTTCACCTTATACTTTTCCAAATGGTGTAACTTTAAAAAACCGCATCGTCATTGCTCCAATGACGCACTGGTCTTCCAATCCAGACGGTTCTGTATCGGAAGTGGAACTGAAATACTATGCCCGCCGATCTTCCGGCGTGAGTGCAGTCATCACCGCCTGCGCTTATGTATTGCCTAATGGAAAAGCATTCCACGGCCAATTTGCAGCAGACCGCGATGAAATGATTCCTGGCTTAAGAAAAGTGGCAAAAACCATTCAAGAACAAGGCGCAAAGGCCATTCTTCAAATCCATCACGGTGGAAGATTATGTCCACCTGAACTTGTACCAAATGGCGAGATCGTCAGTGCGAGTGCTGTTCCTGCTGAAAAACCCGGAATGAAAACACCAAGGGCATTGACAGAAAATGAAATAAAAGAACTTGTGGAAGCCTTTGGAGAAGCAACTCGCCGGGCAATTGAAGCAGGATTTGACGGAGTTGAAATCCACGGGGCGAACGGATATCTAATTCACCAATTTTTCTCGCCTCACTCTAACCGCCGAACTGACCGATATGGCGGCACCCTTGAAAAACGGATGACGTTACCGCTTGAGATTATCGATCAAGTAAAAAGCGTTGTCGCTAAATATGCGAAAAGCCCTTTCATTGTCGGATACCGTTTTTCTCCGGAAGAACCTGAAACACCTGGCATTACGATGGCAGACACCATTGCGTTTGTCGATGTTCTTGCCGGTAAAGGGCTTGATTATCTTCATGTTTCATTGCATGATTTCCGCTCCACCCCAAGAGTCGGCGTCAAAGATTTAACAAAAACGCGCATTGAATATTTGCTTGAAACCATCAATGGACGTGTGCCGCTTATCGGAGTCGGTTCCATTATTACCGCAGATGATGCAAAAGAAGCACTCGACACAGGCATTTCACTTGTTGCCATAGGAAGAGAGATGATTGTAGATCCTGATTGGATGCAAAAAATTGAAGAAGGACGAGAAAATGAAATCGCAACTTGCATCTATACAGACCAACAAGAAGAATTAATCATTCCGGATGGCTTATGGGATCAAATTTTAAATAGACCCGGCTGGTTTCCTGTAAAAGAACGTTAA
- a CDS encoding ABC transporter ATP-binding protein, translating into MGFLVVENVSHTYFSKDAATEALQDIHLTIEAGEFVSFIGPSGCGKTTLLSIIAGLISPTTGNVYIDNQKVYGNKELSIGYMLQQDYLFPWKTIEENIILGLKLLNKPFDGKIASKLLEDVGLPSIEKKYPRELSGGMRQRVALARTLAVDPKVLLLDEPFSALDYQSKLKLEDLVSKMLKAYSKTAILVTHDIGEAIAMSDRIFLFSKRPGRIHQTFEVPEEIRNLTPFEARSHSSYSPLFQEIWKELESLEH; encoded by the coding sequence ATGGGCTTCTTAGTTGTTGAAAATGTCAGCCATACGTATTTTTCAAAGGATGCGGCAACGGAAGCGTTACAGGATATTCATTTAACCATTGAAGCAGGTGAATTTGTATCCTTTATCGGACCAAGTGGATGCGGAAAAACAACGCTGCTTTCAATTATTGCAGGATTGATTTCCCCGACGACAGGAAATGTATATATTGACAATCAAAAGGTATACGGAAATAAAGAACTTTCCATTGGGTATATGTTGCAGCAAGATTATTTATTCCCTTGGAAAACCATAGAGGAAAATATTATTCTTGGGTTAAAACTATTAAATAAACCATTTGATGGGAAAATTGCATCCAAACTATTGGAAGATGTGGGGTTGCCGTCCATTGAGAAAAAATATCCTCGGGAGCTTTCCGGTGGGATGAGGCAGAGAGTGGCTCTTGCCAGAACGCTTGCAGTAGACCCGAAAGTATTACTTTTGGATGAACCATTTTCCGCTCTTGACTATCAATCAAAATTGAAGCTGGAAGATTTAGTTTCAAAAATGTTAAAAGCCTATAGTAAAACAGCCATTCTTGTGACCCATGACATTGGGGAAGCCATTGCGATGAGCGACCGCATCTTCTTATTCTCAAAAAGACCTGGCCGAATTCATCAGACTTTCGAAGTGCCAGAAGAAATTAGAAACTTAACTCCATTCGAAGCAAGAAGCCATTCAAGCTACTCCCCGCTATTTCAAGAAATTTGGAAGGAGCTTGAAAGCCTTGAACATTAA
- a CDS encoding ABC transporter permease, giving the protein MNIKELHQAYKKRLAKEKRWIRFYQLLILAGFFALWETASSNRWIDPLIFSAPSRIFKLLQSMISDGTIFIHMNYTLFETILGFILGTLIGTILAAILWWFPNLSKILDPYLVVLNSMPKVALGPILIVALGPGMTSIITMGAIISVIISTIVIYTSFRNVDANYLKVLQTFNATKLQMFKEAILPASFPTIISTLKVNVGLSWVGVIVGEFLVSSQGLGYLIIYGFQVFNFNLVLMSLLIIAIFATIMYQLVEMLEKRLIKYE; this is encoded by the coding sequence TTGAACATTAAAGAACTCCATCAAGCATATAAGAAAAGGCTGGCAAAGGAAAAACGCTGGATTCGATTTTATCAATTACTGATCTTAGCAGGTTTTTTCGCACTATGGGAAACCGCTTCTTCCAATCGCTGGATTGATCCGCTCATCTTTAGCGCTCCTTCAAGAATTTTTAAACTACTGCAAAGCATGATTTCAGATGGTACGATCTTTATCCACATGAACTATACATTGTTTGAAACGATTCTAGGGTTTATTTTAGGAACGCTTATTGGCACGATTCTAGCAGCCATCCTTTGGTGGTTCCCAAATCTATCAAAAATTTTGGATCCTTATTTAGTTGTGTTAAATTCCATGCCAAAAGTGGCTCTTGGACCAATCCTCATTGTCGCCCTTGGCCCAGGAATGACTTCCATTATTACAATGGGGGCTATAATTTCAGTAATCATTTCCACAATCGTCATTTACACATCCTTCCGCAATGTGGATGCCAACTATCTAAAAGTATTGCAGACCTTTAATGCGACGAAATTGCAAATGTTTAAAGAAGCCATTTTGCCTGCATCATTCCCAACGATTATCTCTACATTAAAAGTAAATGTTGGATTGTCCTGGGTAGGGGTCATTGTCGGCGAGTTTCTTGTTTCTTCCCAAGGACTTGGCTATTTAATCATTTACGGTTTTCAAGTATTTAATTTCAATCTTGTGTTGATGTCCCTTCTCATCATTGCGATTTTTGCAACAATCATGTACCAGTTGGTTGAGATGCTAGAAAAACGGTTAATCAAATATGAGTAA
- a CDS encoding YlaI family protein produces the protein MLVQCVLCDSIHELEDDSPLAKKLRNRPIHTFMCETCHDRITTKTLERLATGKFRFFRSSSSIDEEL, from the coding sequence ATGCTTGTCCAATGTGTTCTTTGTGATTCCATCCATGAACTGGAAGACGACTCACCACTGGCTAAAAAACTAAGAAATCGACCGATTCATACTTTTATGTGCGAAACATGCCACGATCGCATTACTACAAAAACATTGGAGAGACTTGCAACTGGAAAATTTCGATTTTTTCGCAGCTCATCCAGCATTGATGAAGAATTATAA
- a CDS encoding peptidyl-prolyl cis-trans isomerase, producing MESIIPIKGKVKYKLTLDPSVWIFDDRRIDLKTYFTKPKEEENEDLKYLFKMGEHWSREIMEGATFPPTLKTERKFDRKGMETGTFGMEIKYFLNNAEIEEDATKVVFECKDGTEHAFSIDEAYTLIFKYSQDGKPLTEDGPVHIIFGDGSNLDNPIKNIAAIRVE from the coding sequence ATGGAAAGCATCATTCCAATTAAAGGCAAAGTAAAATATAAACTAACTTTAGATCCATCCGTTTGGATTTTTGATGACCGAAGAATCGACTTAAAAACCTATTTTACAAAACCAAAAGAAGAAGAGAATGAAGATTTAAAGTACTTATTTAAAATGGGTGAACATTGGTCCCGCGAAATTATGGAAGGTGCAACATTCCCTCCTACTTTAAAAACGGAAAGAAAATTTGACCGAAAAGGCATGGAAACTGGTACGTTTGGTATGGAAATTAAATATTTTCTTAACAATGCTGAAATTGAAGAAGATGCAACGAAAGTGGTTTTTGAATGCAAAGATGGCACAGAGCATGCTTTCTCCATCGATGAAGCATACACATTAATTTTTAAATACAGCCAAGATGGTAAGCCGCTTACAGAGGATGGACCTGTTCATATTATTTTTGGCGATGGTTCCAACTTGGACAACCCAATCAAAAACATCGCAGCCATTCGAGTAGAGTAG
- a CDS encoding YlaN family protein produces the protein MDKKTQASFQEKALELLLEDADKIARLIKVQMDHLTMPQCPLYEEVLDTQMFGLSREIDFAVKLGLIEREQGRKILDTLEKELSLLHEAYTNANSNK, from the coding sequence ATGGATAAAAAAACGCAAGCTTCCTTCCAGGAAAAAGCATTAGAATTACTGCTTGAAGATGCAGATAAAATAGCTCGTTTAATTAAAGTGCAAATGGATCATTTAACGATGCCGCAATGTCCATTGTACGAAGAAGTATTAGATACACAAATGTTTGGTTTGTCCCGGGAAATCGATTTCGCAGTGAAATTGGGATTGATTGAACGTGAGCAAGGAAGAAAGATTTTAGATACATTGGAAAAAGAATTGTCCTTGTTACATGAAGCATATACGAATGCAAACTCAAACAAGTAA
- a CDS encoding FtsW/RodA/SpoVE family cell cycle protein, translating into MRKYLSYYIRNFDYALFFDYIFLCLFGLVMIYSSSIMVALVDGKEPDYYYKKQLFNLLVSFFAFAVGAFIPYKHYSRKKIMVFMVGLITILMFWVFFFGFGESGTGSKSWISLFGLMSFQPSELAKLIIILYFAGTFYRKTLNNPTVELNPNNIIYPIIVWIFIIFFVALETDLGAVLIISGIAIGVVAASGIRIRTFFKFFAELVVLGAAVLGFILLIKGDKFLTPNRIGRIKAFINPFEYEQGSGHQVIQGYIAIGSGGLEGVGLGQSVQKLGYLPEPQTDFIMAVIAEELGLMGVAIVLGGLGFIVFKALLIALTTKDPLARMIAAGIASWIAIQTFINLGGLSGLIPLTGVTLPFISYGGSSILVLSFAMGILINISMYEKLEKRKLRGTK; encoded by the coding sequence ATGAGAAAATATCTTTCCTACTACATCAGAAATTTTGATTATGCCCTATTTTTTGATTATATTTTTCTATGCTTATTCGGTCTTGTGATGATTTACAGTTCCAGCATCATGGTGGCACTTGTCGATGGGAAAGAACCGGATTATTATTATAAAAAGCAATTATTTAATTTATTGGTTTCTTTTTTCGCTTTTGCTGTTGGGGCTTTTATTCCATATAAGCATTATAGTAGAAAAAAAATAATGGTGTTTATGGTTGGTTTAATCACCATTTTAATGTTTTGGGTATTTTTCTTTGGTTTCGGTGAAAGCGGAACAGGTTCAAAAAGCTGGATTAGTTTGTTTGGCCTGATGTCTTTCCAGCCGTCCGAACTTGCAAAACTCATTATTATTTTGTATTTTGCAGGGACTTTTTATCGCAAAACATTAAATAACCCAACAGTTGAATTGAACCCAAATAATATTATATATCCCATTATAGTATGGATTTTTATTATTTTCTTTGTGGCGCTTGAAACCGATCTTGGTGCCGTCTTGATCATTTCCGGAATTGCCATCGGTGTAGTTGCAGCAAGCGGCATACGCATCCGGACCTTCTTTAAGTTTTTTGCCGAATTAGTCGTTCTTGGAGCGGCGGTTCTCGGTTTTATATTGCTAATCAAAGGGGATAAATTTTTAACCCCTAACCGAATTGGGAGAATTAAAGCGTTCATTAATCCTTTTGAATATGAGCAAGGTTCAGGACACCAAGTCATTCAAGGGTATATTGCCATCGGTTCTGGTGGACTTGAAGGGGTTGGACTTGGACAATCTGTGCAAAAACTTGGATATTTGCCTGAACCGCAAACCGATTTTATAATGGCTGTAATTGCGGAAGAATTAGGTTTGATGGGAGTTGCTATTGTTCTTGGAGGTTTAGGATTTATCGTATTTAAAGCGCTACTAATAGCGCTGACGACGAAAGATCCTTTAGCCAGAATGATTGCAGCCGGCATTGCCAGTTGGATTGCCATCCAAACCTTTATCAATTTAGGTGGTTTATCAGGGCTTATTCCATTGACTGGGGTAACATTGCCGTTTATCAGTTATGGTGGATCATCTATTTTGGTATTATCTTTCGCAATGGGCATATTAATCAATATTTCTATGTATGAAAAACTAGAAAAAAGGAAACTAAGGGGGACAAAATGA